tgtgtctcagtgtgtgtgcgtgcctctCTCTGCTTTTCCCTTGCATGGTGTCTCTCAGGCAGTGTTCTGGCAGAGTCTTCTCAAAGCGCtccaggctctctctctctctctctcttgtttttgttgttttgctcGGTGCGAGTCCCTCTCTCTTGCAGTGCAGCAGTGCCCTCTGCTGGACAGAGCTGGGATCAGGTATTCTAGgaaagcactgtgtgtgtgtgtgtgtgggtgtgtgtgtgtgggtgtgtgtgtgtgggtgtgggtgtctgtgtgtgttctcccTGCTCTCCTCTCGGTGCAGTCTTGTCTAACTCTCTCTTGTATCCCAGGTCCCCAgtctctgtgtgggtgtgtgtctctgtgtgtgtgggtgtgtgggtgtgtgtctctgtgtgtgtgtgtgtgtgtgtgtgttctccctGCTCTCCTCTCGGTACAGTCTTGTCTAACTCTCTCTTGTATCCCAGGTCCCCAGTCTCTGTGAGGACCTGCTGTCCTCGGTTGACCAGCCTCTCAAGATCGCCCGAGACAAGATAGTGGGGAAGGATTACCTGCTGTGTGACTACAACCGAGACGGGGACTCCTACAGGTGAGCCAGGGCACTGCGGCTgcctgtgtgtcagtcagtgctgCGTGTGTACACTGTCTCTCCTCTCTATACCTTGCTCCCCTCAGTGTCCTCTCTCCCTCTAtgtctctcctcttctcctctcttctctctcctcttctctctgtctctctcttctcccctctcccctgtctcttctctcctctcctctgtctctctgtctctctcctctgtctctgtctctctcctcttctctctgtctctcctctctcctctctctcccctctcctctcctctctcaatctctctcttctcccctttCCTCTTCTcatctcctctgtctctctcttctctctctcctcttctcccctctctctcttctcccctttCCTCTTCTcatctcctctgtctctctcctcttctctcctcttctcccctctcccctgtctctctcttttctcctctcttctctctctcctcttctcccctttcctcttctctcctctctgtctctcctcttctctctctcctcttcttccctctcccctgtctctctcttctctcctctcttctctcccctctcctctcctctctcagtctctctcttctcccctttcctctcctctcctctctgtctctcttcttctctctctcccctgtctctctcccctctcctctcctctctgtctctctcttctctcctctcttctctctcccctctcctctcctctcctctctcagtctctctcttctcccctttcctctcctctctgtctctcttcttctctctctcccctgtctctctcccctctcctctcctctctgtctctctcttctcccctttcctctcctctcctctctctctcctcttctctctctcctcttctcccctctcccctgtctctctcttctctcctctcctctctctcccctctcctctcctctcctctctcagtctctctcttctcccctttcctctcctctctgtctctcttcttctctctctcccctgtctctctcccctctcctctcctctctgtctctctcttctcccctttcctctcctctcctctctctctcctcttctctctctcctcttctcccctctcccctgtctctctcttctctcctctcctctctctctcctctcctctcctctcctctctcagtctctctcttctcctctcagGTCCCCCTGGAGTAATAAGTATGAGCCCCCGATCGATGATGGAGCCATGCCCTCGGCCCGCCTGCGCAAGCTGGAGGTCGAGGCAAACAACGCCTTCGACCAGTACAGAGACCTGTGAGTACCAGTACAAACCAGTACAGACCTGcgagtactgtattgtattgtttggggctgcactgcactgtattgtAATGTGTCGTCTGGTCTGCAGGTATTTCGAGGGGGGTGTGTCCTCGGTGTACCTCTGGGATCTGGATCACGGGTTCGCCGGCGTGATTCTCATCAAGAAGGCGGGAGACGGGTCCAAGAAAATCAAGGGCTGTTGGGACTCCATTCACGTGGTGGAGGTgcaggtgagaggggaggggagacaaGCCAAGAAAATCAAGGGCTGGAGTGATAGTGGAATGGACAGGGGTAGGTTGTGTGCCTGCATGTCTGTGATCGTGTTTCTAACTgtaaaccctctctctctctctctctctctctctctctctctctctctctctctctctctctcgccctctctctctcgccctctttctctccctctctctccccctctctcgctctctttctctcgctctctctctcctcaggaGAAGTCCAGCGGCCGCACTGCCCACTACAAGCTGACCTCGACAGTCATGCTGTGGCTACAGACCACCAAGACCGGCTCAGGCACCATGAACCTGGGGGGCAGCCTGACCAGACAGGTACAATACTGAccgctggagcccctgcctgGTCACTGTACTgactgctggagcccctgcctgGTCACCGTACTGACCGCTGGAGCCCCTTGTCTTATAGCGGGGCCAagctcacactcacacacacacacacacacacacacacacacacacacacacacacactcacactgtttTTATTACTCACTTTGCCAGGGGCGCTGGGCCACTCCCCTCACGAATTCCAAGGTTGTCACAACAAGCCTGGCCAGAGCACTGCCCCCTGCTGTCACTGTGAGGAACTGCGCTGGGAATGGCTGGGCTGGGCTGAGCAGCTCTGTGCTCTGCAGGGACGCCTTGCTAATCTCTGATCTTTTTCTGCTCTGTTTCAGATGGAGAAGGACGAGACAGTCAGTGAGTCGTCTCCTCACATAGCCAACATCGGCCGCCTGGTGGAGGTACGTGGAACTGCAGTCTCATTTCTCTCACACTGTCTGTCTctcacacactgtcacacagggGAGttgtgtcggggggggggggtctcctgCAAGGGTGTCAGaggagattgtgtgtgtgtgtgtgtgtgtgtctctgtttctgattggttgagagCAGTCCTCATTAACACGCCTCCATTCCATACCTTTGCAGGACATGGAGAATAAGATCCGCAGCACTCTGAATGAGATCTACTTTGGGAAGACCAAGGACATCGTCAATGGGCTGAGGTACACGCCAACCACACGCCATTCACACAGCAAGCACATGACAATCACACGCCATTCACACAGCAAGCACATGCCAACCACACAGCAAGCACATGACAATCACACTCCATTCACACAGCAAGCACATGACAATCACACTCCATTCACACAGCAAGCACATGACAATCACACTCCATTCACACAGCAAGCACATGCCAACCACACAGCAAGCACATGACAATCACACTCCATTCACACAGCAAGCACATGACAATCACACTCCATTCACACAGCAAGCACATGACAATCACACTCCATTCACACAGCAAGCACATGACAATCACACTCCATTCACACGACAATCACATGACAATCACACTCCATTCACAAGCAAGCACATGGCAATCCAAGTCACATGCCAAGCCCATGGCAATCACACGCCATTCACACAGCAAGCACATGGCAATCGCAATCACATGCCAAGCCCATGGCAATCACACGCCATTCACACAGCAAGCACATGGCAATCACACGCATTCACGTGCCAAGCAGTACCTGCTGGGTGAGGGGTCACTGACCAGATATAGAAGACATTTGcagcctccccccctcccccatgcaGTCACTCCAGCAGAGAGAGCTAGCTCCCCGTACCCCCTCTCCGAGTTGCTGTGCAGACCTGACCCCTCCCCTCACTTTCATGATTTCTCTTCagtttgtcattgtttgttttttctttcgtcCTCGATCTTGCTGCAGTGAGTCGTTCAGCTCTCTGCATTTCCTAAACTCTGGTTTGTATTCCTCCATCTCACCATCCTTCCTTCTTTTTTCCTTCTTTCCTTCCCCAATCTGGCTCCATTCTTTCCTCCCTCTGTTCCATGctttctcctccctcccctcccctctccctctccctctccctctcccgcccctccccctccctcagaTCTATCGATTCTTTGCCCGATAATCAAAAGTACAAGCAGCTGCAGCGTGAGCTGTCTCAGGTGCTGACACAGCGGCAGATCTTCGTGCAGCCTGAGAACTAGACAGTGCAGGTACCTCCcgggccgtgtgtgtgtgtgtgcgccccTCTCCCGCACCCGCACCCTAACCcggctcctctctgctgtgtgtgtgtgtgccccccGCACCCGCACCCTAACCcggctcctctctgctgtgtgtgtgtgcccctcgCACCCGCACCCTAACCcggctcctctctgctgtgtgtgtgtgtgtgtgtgtgtgagaggcacGGCTGCCCCATCGCTGCTTGAGCTGTTCAGAGTGGAATCATTGCCTGCTCTCATTCTCTCACTCTCTACAGTACAGTCTGCTCTCGCTCTCTACAGTACAGTctgctctcactctcactctcactctcactctcactctctctctctacagtacAGTCTGCTCTCACTCTCTGTATTTATCACATTGTCTTCATTACCGTGTTTTCCTTTGATTTTTCATTTCGGAGGAAGCGTTGTTTTAAATGTCAGGATAGAGCAATGCAGTGGAGGAGCCCGGCTGTGGAGCGGCTGGTGTTGAGCGGGCTTCtaatccctctctccctctctctctccccctgtcccTCCCCTCAGGAGCGTACAGACACTGGCAGACAAATCCAAGCAGGAGAACCTCAGGAACGACCTGGTGGAGGCGCTCAAACGCAAACAGCAGAGTTAGAACCCAGCTGCACTcgtctctccccccctcccctctccctgtccAACGCTGCGCACTCTCTCCGTCTCTCTTGAGAGCAGAGATTTcttttgtttagttgtttttttagtCCTGTTCTGTCTGTTATTCGCTCACTCTCAAAGCCATTCACTTtatccatttaaaataaaaaaaacacgaaacACAAACCGTGCAGTAAGTGTTTCTTTTCCCGCGCGGGCCGGCTAACCCTGCAGACTCTCGTTCTTTCATTAGAagtattttgtttctttgattcaGATGTAATAATGGTACACACTAAACACAGCTGGATGTTTTTTGTGTCGTCTTTTTCTCTCTTGGTTTTTGGTGTAAGTTTCAGAGTTGTACGGAGGTGCGTTCCAGTGATGGAAACGCAGGCTTGTTTTTGTGAAGCGTGTGTCTTTGTAAAGATCTTACAAACCTCAGAGAGATCTCTCTTACTGGAGCCTCcaccatgataataataatgatgatgatgacaataaAACTCAAAACTGGTCTAAAGCAAACTGGTCTTGTGGATTCTTTAAAGGGAACCCGAGGGCGCtcctgtttaaagggaacccgagggcgctcctgtttaaagggaacccgaGCGCGCTCTTGTTTAAAGGGAACCCGAGCGCGCGCtcctgtttaaagggaacccgagcgcgcgctcctgtttaaagggaacccgagcgcgcgctcctgtttaaagggaacccgagcgcgcgctcctgtttaaagggaacccgagcgcgcgctcctgtttaaagggaacccgagcgcgcgctcctgtttaaagggaacccgagcgcgcgctcctgtttaaagggaacccgagcgcgcgctcctgtttaaagggaacccgagggcgcgctcctgtttaaagggaacccgaGCGCGCGCTCCTGTTTACAGGGAACCCGAGCGCGCGCTCCTGTTTACAGGGAACCCGAGCGCGCtcctgtttaaagggaacccgagcgcgcgctcctgtttaaagggaacccgagcgcgcgctcctgtttaaagggaacccgagcgcgcgctcctgtttaaagggaacccgagcgcgcgctcctgtttaaagggaacccgagggcgctcctgtttaaagggaacccgagggcgctcctgtttaaagggaacccgagggcgctcctgtttaaagggaacccgaGGGCGCTCCTGTTTACAGGGAACCCGAGCGCGCTCCTGTTTACAGGGAACCCGAGCGCGCTCCTGTTTACAGGGAACCCGAGCGCGCTCCTGTTTACAGGGAACCCGAGCGCGCtcctgtttaaagggaacccgagcgcgctcctgtttaaagggaacccgagcgcgctcctgtttaaagggaacccgagcgcgctcctgtttaaagggaacccgagcgcgcgctcctgtttaaagggaacccgagcgcgcgctcctgtttaaagggaacccgagcgcgctcctgtttaaagggaacccgagcgcgctcctgtttaaagggaacccgagggcgctcctgtttaaagggaacccgagggcgctcctgtttaaagggaacccgagggcgcaagatgctcggatatattgtgaaaagtgttgaatttaaatcaagggaagtaatgtcaaaactttataatgcattagtaagacctcatctagaatattgtgttcaattctggtcacctcactgcaaaaaggatattgctgctctagaaagagtacaaagaagagcaaccagaattatcccgggtttaaaaggcatgtcgtgtgcagacaggctcaaagaattgaatctagtcagtcttgaacaaagaagacgacgcggcgatctgattcaaacattcaaaatcctaaaaggtatagacaatgtcgacccaggggactttttcaacctgaaaaaagaaacaaggaccaggggtcacaaatgtagattagataaaagggcagaacagaaaataggagacactttttttacacagaattgtgagggtctggaaccaacttcccagtaatgttgttgaagctgacacactgggatccttcaagaagctgcttgatgagattctgggatcaataagctactacaaccaaatgagcaagatgggctgaatggggcctcctctcgtttggaaacttttttTATACCTTAACTCTACCGAGACTGGTGAAGTGAGAGTGACCTCTGGTGGCCAGAATTGGAACAACACTGCTGTTGTTTTAGTTAACAGAGTAAGATGACCTCTAGCGGCCTTCTAGTGTAAACGCCTCTTGCAGGTTAACAATCAGAGCTGTTGGCATCATGTTAATACATtcctggtttttaaaaaaaaaacacgctacCACCACCTTTCAGTTTCTAAacttcttgtttttattgtacgATATGTCATCCGATATATAAAATGCTCAGGTTTCATTGTAAACATTTACAGTACTTAGTAATAGATAAGAAATGACCTCACACATGCACTGCTGCACTTTCCCCAGCAGGGGGCTCTTGTGATTGACGTGCCCTAATATACAGTACTTCCACAATACGCATTTCTATACAGTGATGGCACTGTGTACCCTGCAACGGGCCAGGACATTTCAAACAGCCTGCATGTATGGAAACAACATCTATAGCGCCCCCTGCTGCAAAAAGAAAGCATTACAGTATAAAGATTATTATATAAAGTGTGCTGAAGAATGCAGCACCTGACTGAGGTATGAACATCAACACAATGGAAGAGCAGCGCTCAACACCCAGACCATATTGATTAGATAGCACCATTCAAATTCCCTTTACCTATCTGCTGTGTGTGCACAACTTTGGAATGACCAGAGTTCTGAACAGTTAAACAGGTGCAATAAAATgtgtgtccagcaggtggcactgtgtgcAATGCAAGTATCCCACTTACAGGAACTGCAGTTACAACCCAGTCTGCTGCTGCACTAGAAAGAGATTTGAGAAGATGATTAAAATCAGAGTTCGGGGGGGATAAAGACAGCAGCCTGATTGTGAGGGGATTGAAACCCTCGTTCCAGAATGAGCCTTTAAAAGAGTTTCCttttcaaaccctaaccctagccacacacacagcaatcacacaaacccccccccccccccgaggcaGGATCCTGTGAGCCGTACACGCTGCCGTTACTCTCCTTGTCCAGCAGGGCGGCGCGCTCCTCGCTCTTCTCTTCGGGGGGCGGGTTTTGATACAGCATGAACTGCAGGGCGATCTGAGGGAGGGGCTTCTGTCAAGGAAACAAAGTCTTTCaactgttgtcagtttttcatctaGTATGTGGAAAACCACAAAGTGGATGTTAACATGACATTATCCTTAGCTGTGCAGAACAGTGTCCAGACTCAGGGTCCCAGGCAGGGTGAGGCTGcagtccctccctcccctctccctctccctctccctctccctctccctctcctccccctcctcctctcccctctcccctctccagtgTAAAGGATACGATGATGTCCAGACTCAGGGTCCCAGGCAGGGTGAGGCTGcagtccctccctcccctcccctcccctcccctcccctctccagtTTAAAGGATACGATGATGTCCAGACTCAGGGTCCCCAGGCTCCCGATCAGCCAGGGCAGGTGGTGCAGCACGTAGTTCCCCTCGGCCTGGCCACGGTCCGGGTTCTTCAGGAGCACGCTCAGTCCGTATGTCATGTTTCCCAGAATCACCAGCGCAAACAGGAAGCAGGACACGCCTGCAGTCGACTTCCTCTTAAACTGAGGATGGGGGGGGGCGGGGTTACATTTAGAAATTGGAAAATGTCATAAACCAGATCCATCCACTGAGATCCACACGAGATACACTGAGATCCAAATGAgatccacacgcacacacacagagtctctctctctcacacacacagactcacaccacggagactcacacacacacagacacaccacggagacacacacacacagactcacaccatggagactcacacacacacacagactcaccatggagactcacacacacagactcacaccatggagactcacacacacagactcacaccaaggagactcacacacacgcacacagacacacacacagacagactcacacacacacagactcacaccacggagactcacacacagacacaccacggagacacacacacacagactcacaccatggagactcacacacacagactcacaccatggagactcacacacacagactcacaccatggagactcacacacacacacacagactcacaccatggagactcacacacacagactcacaccatagagactcacacacacacagactcacaccatggagactcacacacacacagactcacaccatggagactcacacacacagactcacaccatggagactcacacacacacacagactcaccacggagacacacacacacagactcacaccacggagactcacacacacagactcacaccatggagactcacacacacagactcacaccaaggagactcacacacacacacacagactcacaccatggagactcacacacacagactcacaccatagagactcacacacacacagactcacaccatggagactcacacacacacagactcacaccatggagactcacacacacagactcacaccatggagactcacacacacacacagactcaccacggagacacacacacacagactcacaccacggagactcacacacacagactcacaccatggagacacacacacacagactcacaccacggagactcacacacacagactcacaccatggagacacacacacacagactcacaccatggagactcaccatggagactcacacacacacagactcacacacacacacagactcacaccatggagactcacacacacacacagactcaccacggagacacacacacacagactcacaccatggagactcacacacacagactcacaccatggagacacacacacacagactcacaccatggagactcacacacacacagactcacaccatggagactcacacacacgcacacagactcacaccatggagactcaccatggagactcacacacacacagactcacaccatggagactcacacacacgcacacagactcacaccatggagactcaccatggagactcacacacacacagactcacacacacacacagactcacaccatggagactcacacacacacacagactcacaccatggagactcaccatggagactcacacacacacagactcacacacacacacagactcacaccatggagactcacacacacacacagactcacaccatggagactcacacacacacacagactcacaccatggagacacacacacacacacacacacacacacacacagactcacacagacagacagactcactcacacacagactcacattGGTGTAGATCTGCGGCCCGCGGGagcacaggtacagcactgaggagACGGAGCCGATCGCGAAGCCCACGATCTCCAAGCTGGTGAACGactggagagacagagagggggtgaGAAAACAGAGCCAGCACCTCACACCGCGCCATCCACACCGCGCCATCCACACCGCGCCATCCAAACACTCGTGTCAATGGGAGTAATCGGGCCTGGCCAGGATTTCCCATGATCCCCGGAGTCACTCACCTCCGCGCCGTTCTCGTCCGCAGTGAGGGACAGCAGCACACGACCTCTGAACCCTGGGGGTGTGTCACTGTGCAGCCCCGCCCCCTTGAAGAGTGACAGGGAGGCTGAGACTCCCAGAAGAGAGAACACGCCCACTGTGTTCAACACTCCACTACCTGGAggagagacactgacacactgagacaccgaaacacacacacacactgcattcaacACTCCACTACCTGGAGGAGAGACAGGCTGATAATacagagagacactgacacactgagacactgacaccgagacactgacactgagacacacacacacacacacacacactgcattcaacACTCCACTACCTGGAGGAGAGACAGGCTGATAATacagagagacactgacacactgagacactgacaccgagacactgacactgagacacacacacacacacacacacacacactgcattcaacACTCCACTACCTGGAGGAGAGACAGGCTGATGATacagagagacactgacacactgagacactgacactgagacacacaaacacacacacactgagacgcacacacactgcgTTCAACACTCCACTACCTGGAggagagacactgacacactgagacaccgaaacacacacacacacactgcattcaacACTCCACTACCTGGAGGAGAGACAGGCTGATAATacagagagacactgacacactgagacactgacaccgagacactgacactgagacacacacacacacacacacacacacacacacacacacacacacactgcattcaacACTCCACTACCTGGAGGAGAGACAGGCTGATAATacagagagacactgacacactgagacactgacaccgagacactgacactgagacacacaaacacacacacactgagacgcacacacactgcgTTCAACACTCCACTACCTGGAGGAGAGACAGGCTGATAATacagagagacactgacacactgagacacagacacacacacacatactgcgtTCAACACTCCACTACCTGGAGGAGAGACAGGCTGATAATATagagacactgacacactcacactgacacagacacacacacacgcacactgacacagacagacacagacagacacacacacacacacagcagcgcAGGGGAAGCGGACTCACGCCACTCTGTGTTCCTGTTCTTCATCTTGTAGTACAGGTAGAGCCCCAGCATCAGCAGGTCTGCCAGGATGTAGTACACTGCAGTGTAGCTCTGTGAGGAGACAGCGAGCACCGAGAGACACAGGCTAGACGAGACACTCGATACACTgcgcactgcacactgcacactgcacactgcacgaCTGGGAACACAAAATAGGCACCCCAGAACAGATTGACTTACCTGCAGAGGAAGCTGGTCAGCCAGGAAGGAGCCAATCAGATTGCAGGAATCTCCTCCCAGCCAACCCAATAGGAACCATATTGACAAGGCCTGGTCCATGTTGCCAGACTTATAGGACCTGTAGTactgcctgagagagagagagacagatcaacagtgtgcgtgtctcagtgtgtgtgagagcatGTCCTTGTGACAcactatctcacacacacacacacacacacacacacacacacaatcacagtgacacacactctcacacaatcacagtgacacactctcacacacaatcacagtgacacac
Above is a window of Acipenser ruthenus unplaced genomic scaffold, fAciRut3.2 maternal haplotype, whole genome shotgun sequence DNA encoding:
- the LOC131725477 gene encoding F-actin-capping protein subunit beta-like, which codes for SLVSQVPSLCEDLLSSVDQPLKIARDKIVGKDYLLCDYNRDGDSYRSPWSNKYEPPIDDGAMPSARLRKLEVEANNAFDQYRDLYFEGGVSSVYLWDLDHGFAGVILIKKAGDGSKKIKGCWDSIHVVEVQEKSSGRTAHYKLTSTVMLWLQTTKTGSGTMNLGGSLTRQMEKDETVSESSPHIANIGRLVEDMENKIRSTLNEIYFGKTKDIVNGLRSVQTLADKSKQENLRNDLVEALKRKQQS
- the LOC117962971 gene encoding lysosomal amino acid transporter 1 homolog gives rise to the protein MDTSGLTRGALGSGPLDGNFSSLCPNGSVWVWKGLRECAEDSRDMASVVLGLLSIVCFMVSSLPQYYRSYKSGNMDQALSIWFLLGWLGGDSCNLIGSFLADQLPLQSYTAVYYILADLLMLGLYLYYKMKNRNTEWRSGVLNTVGVFSLLGVSASLSLFKGAGLHSDTPPGFRGRVLLSLTADENGAESFTSLEIVGFAIGSVSSVLYLCSRGPQIYTNFKRKSTAGVSCFLFALVILGNMTYGLSVLLKNPDRGQAEGNYVLHHLPWLIGSLGTLSLDIIIALQFMLYQNPPPEEKSEERAALLDKESNGSVYGSQDPASGGGGGLCDCCVCG